In one Gossypium hirsutum isolate 1008001.06 chromosome D09, Gossypium_hirsutum_v2.1, whole genome shotgun sequence genomic region, the following are encoded:
- the LOC107890683 gene encoding F-box protein PP2-A12, with product MGAYFSVLFINQGGLSSVSSSSPSLGDLPESCVASIIGYLDPPEICKLGKLNRAFRGASWADFVWESKLPSNYQVFVDKILTFVPENLGKREIYSLLCTTNTLDGGTKKVWLDKSSGGLCMSISSKGLHITGIDDRRYWNHIPTDESRFHSIAYLQQTWWFEVDGEVEFPFPAGSYSVFFRLQLGRSSKRFGRRICNSEHIHGWDKKPVRFQLWTSDGQHARSQFTLNEPGKWFHYHIGDFNVENSNSSTKIKLSMTQIDCTHTKGGLCLDSVVIYPSKYREKLKQKGFLRC from the exons ATGGGTGCCTATTTCTCTGTTTTGTTCATTAACCAAGGGGGTTTATCATCTGTTTCATCATCGTCACCCAGTTTGGGAGATTTACCAGAGAGCTGTGTGGCATCAATTATTGGGTATTTGGATCCTCCGGAGATATGTAAATTGGGAAAGTTGAACAGAGCATTTAGAGGTGCTTCTTGGGCTGATTTTGTTTGGGAATCGAAGTTGCCATCTAATTATCAAGTTTTTGTTGATAAAATTCTAACTTTTGTGCCTGAAAATTTGGGTAAACGAGAAATATATTCATTGCTCTGTACAACAAATACTCTTGATGGTGGTACCAAG aAAGTATGGCTAGATAAGAGCAGTGGTGGTTTATGCATGTCAATATCTTCAAAGGGATTACATATAACAGGGATTGATGATCGAAGATATTGGAATCATATTCCAACTGATGAATCTAG GTTCCATTCGATCGCATATCTGCAGCAAACCTGGTGGTTTGAAGTCGACGGAGAGGTGGAATTTCCCTTTCCAGCAGGAAGCTATAGCGTTTTCTTCAGACTGCAGCTAGGTCGTTCCTCTAAGAGGTTTGGTCGCCGAATCTGCAACTCGGAGCACATCCATGGTTGGGATAAAAAACCCGTAAGGTTTCAACTATGGACATCAGATGGTCAGCATGCCAGATCTCAATTTACTTTGAATGAACCTGGAAAATGGTTTCACTACCATATCGGGGACTTCAATGTCGAGAACTCGAATTCATCAACAAAGATTAAGCTATCGATGACTCAAATCGATTGCACGCATACGAAAGGGGGTCTATGTTTAGACTCTGTTGTCATATACCCAAGCAAATACAGGGAGAAATTAAAGCAGAAAGGGTTTTTAAGGTGCTAA